Part of the Henckelia pumila isolate YLH828 chromosome 2, ASM3356847v2, whole genome shotgun sequence genome is shown below.
GAAAGACGCAGATCGGAAACAACACGATAACGAAACTATTCGAAACTGGATACAAGAAACCAGGTATCTTGCATACAGAGCCGAGGATGTGCTAGAAGAATATGTGGTTAAATTCGGGTCCGGAAATGGAAAGGGTTTTATTAACAATATTCTTAACAGATTCGTATGTTTTGTGAGTGAAATAGGCACTTTAAACGAACTCGGTTCCGAAATAGAAAGAATCAAGTCATCTATCACCATCCTCGCTGGACACATGAATGAGTGTGGCATATGGGCCTTAATCACACGTGATCATGAAGAGGAAACTAATTCTGATGAGAACAGACTACGTCATGTGGATCTTGAACATTTTGTTGGGATGAATGATGACATCAAAAAGCTTGTTTCTCTTTTAGTTTCTGATAAAGAACGTTGCCCTCGAGTTATTTGTGTATGGGGCATGGGAGGTTCCGGCAAAACCTCCGTTGCCAAGAAGGTTTTTAAGCACGTAGATGTCTACCCATTTTTCGAATTGTTTACATGGGTTACCATAACCAAAAGATGCCAGATTCGATCCGTGATGCAAGATATCCTTGGGCAACTTCTCCCACAAAAAAGGTTAGATATCAAATATATGACCGTAGACGAGTTGGGGGAACAAATTTATAATGTCCAAATCCGGAAAAAATGTCTGATTGTATTCGATGATATCTGGAAACTCGATGATTGGAAATGTTTGAGCAAATGTTTCCCGGATGTTAGAAGTCACAGCAAAGTATTACTCACAACTCGTCATGATCAAAACGACGTGGCAGAAATTGGATATCCAATTATAAAACTAAAAGGTTTGACAGAAGACGAAGCATGGAAGCTCCTCCGCAGGAAAGCTTTTGCTAAGATTGGATTTAAAGGTTTGTAAATCACTTCATCTATATGATTTATGACTATTTCTTCTTCATTAAGCTGTGATTTAAGATAGTGTTTGCAACTTCTAAAAATAAATCACTTCAGtaaatcatttatttttaaatgttgCAATTACTACCTATGTTAGTTATTAGAAACATGAAATTTTGTTGACTTAACGATATAATTAAGTACATACGCGAGATATTATTAatgtaacaaaaaaatatatattaaaaggtaactctatatacatatatatgattTTCTTCATGATTGCTAGGACTATGCAATGTTTCAGAGTATGAGAAATTAGGAAGGAAGATGATACGTAAATGTGGTTGTTTGCCACTAGTAGTTGCTGTTCTTGGAGGGATTTTGAGTGTCAAAAATTCTTTGGAAGAATGGAAGATAGCAAGCGACAATGTGAATTCTTACATAGGGAGAGGTGAAGGAACAGGGGAACAAACAGAGTTGGAGGAAGTGTTGTGTTTAAGTTATGATGAATTACCATATCATCTTAAACCTTGTTTTCTTTCTTTGGGGTTTCTACAAGACGGCGAGGGTGACGATGTAGAAAACATCTATGATATATGGATGGCAGAAGGTTTCATTCAATCAAAACATGTTGGTTATAGAGAAACACTTTGCGATGTAGCAAAGAGATATATGTATGAGCTACAACTTCGAAGTATGGTTCGGTTTGATCACGATCTTTCGGCACTCTTTCTTCACGACTCAATACTGGACTTTTGCCGATCAAAGGCTAAAGAGGAAGAGTTTCTCAAGGTTGTGGACAAACACAATAATAAAAATTCTGGGAGAGCATATAGACTGGTCGGTTACGTGGATGATCATGAAGACGATGGCTTGAACTTTCTTAACTCAGCAGAAAACATTCTCCCATTAAGATCGATGCAAATTTTTATATCTTCATCAACCATTGACGTGATTTCTCtatccaaaaaaataatattgtatCTCCCGCAGTTCAAATCTCTTACAACACTGATCATTCACTATTTTGAGTTGAGAGGGAAATGCTTCCGCGGAATAGAGAACTTAATCCATCTTCGATTGTTGGGTTTCATTAGATGTAAATGGGAAAGGTTTTCATTAGAATCGATCCACAAGCTTAAGCTACCTTTTCTACAAACACTAGATTTTTCTGGTACCAGAATAATATCAATATCGATCAGGAAGTCACCTCCTCCAGTGGATACATTTTGCAAGATGCGGCGATTGAGGCGTTTATATCTTCCTTTTTTCTTGTCAACTGAATTTAATTATACAGATCGAAAGCTGATGAGATTAATGAACTTGTCTCAGCTAGAGACTCTATATGGATTTGACAGCCGAATTTTCCATTCGAATGATCTTATTCATTTGCCAAAGCTGAGGACTCTTCGATGTCTAGTAAATGACACTGCAACCTTGGTTCAAATAGTTGATTACATTCGTGGAAGCAATCTAACAAGGATATATATCTTAATTCAACTTTTTGATTTGGATGCGTCGTTGGATGCCCTGAGAAAACTACTGAGGATTCCGAGTGTCACTCTTGAACTTGATATCGACGTATGTAAATTGTCGAAGCTGCCTCGATTAGAAACCATAGACTTCTCAAACATGTGTCCAGGCCTCGTGGATTTGAACTTAGTTAGAGTAGATATTTTGGAGGATATCATGCAAGAACTTGGCAAGTTTCCAAATCTAAGAAGACTAGTGTTGTGGCACGTTGGATTCGATGGTGGGGAAAAAATGGTGTGCGATGCTGGAAGCTTTCCTCGCCTTAAAATACTTTCTTTCTCTGTTATTAATGTTTCTGCAGGGAACTTTGAGTTGAGGATTGATGAAGCTGCCATGCCCAAGCTATCGTCCATGCAGATTCTGCGTTGCTCTGAAATATATGTCAGTGTTCCACAAAGATTTAAACATTCTGCTCATACAAAAATCTGTGCTTGTGAGCGTAATATGTCAGTATGTCTCCTTAACGTTTGAGTTgtcataaatatttttgactGGATCGGAGTGTTAtctatatttcatattttaatttgttaaaTACAACTCTATTTTTGGTTTTGTACTATATATAATTGACAATTGTACCATTTCATCtttattgtttttgtttttatactaaaaatttttagattacaaaaaaaaatatatatatatatatactagcaaaATGTATGTGCGTTGCACGtaataacaattttatttgattgtgaCCGGAGTTATCAAATTTTTAATGTTtagttttattaaaatcaagTGTTATATTTTGTACGGGTGCCAGTTCAAACTTCAGTAACTATGATTCAATATCTAATTAGCTACTGAAGTGATCATATGACCTATTTAACTTtcttttttgttatatttggcGGTTTCTGATAGACGTTTTTTTAgtgatattatatgtttattcattaagttttattttttaaagctAACAACTTTAAAGCAATAacatatgttatatatttattgaaaaacgtaaaatatttatattattacaAAGGTAGGATCAAGAGATTTGTGTTTTACTAAAAACTATAGTTGGTGGTAATTGTGTAACGCAAATCTTTTAGATCATATCACAGTTCAAACGAATACATATTTCAGTTGTTCAACCCAagaggacaattattgcacccaaaCAATCACCTTATCAACAATTGTGCTTTCAATCAATGTGAATCGAAACTATGGTCTTGACTTTGATATTAATTGTACGACCGAATACGTATCGCTTTACTAAAATTTATAGTTGATGGTAATAATACGATTCAAATATCTTAAATATTACAAAATCTCAAGCATCATGTTTCGATTGATCTTATAGACTATTATTGCATCCCAGCTTAAACAATTTATGTTAAATGATAATTTTACTTATATTGATTTTTAAGGAAAAAACAGTAATTTCTTtcagaaaatgattttttgattcattaacttgtccaaatttgagttttagtccATGGAGTTGTCAAATTTGGTTATGGTGCACTcacatttaattttcaattattgtTTGTCCAATTGATGACTTGATATTTGAAAATTCAACAATTTTTGATCTCACTTCAGCATTTTTACGTCATgtcagtattttttttattataattcagTATTTTCCAATGGGCCTCTGACCCAATTAGACCTAAAATAACCGAATTAAAATTTAGCGTATCAAAAATAAACTTTGTAAACTTAGTGGACCAAATCATAATATTAAATAAGTTattgaacaaaaaaaattacttttccTTTATTTAAAAGCTTTTATTTAGATATGAAAGTTGATCTTCCATTGATAAAGTAAATAAAAATCacgtattttttttttctgataaaCCATGTTAATCATAAGACAATTGTTGTAGATTAACTTGCTACAGTAATCTTTTTCAGATAAGTgattttttgattcattaacttatctaaatttgagttttagtcaATTGATTTGTCAAATTTGGTTTTGGTgcactaacatttacttttcgaCTATTGTTAGTTCAATTGCTAACGTGATATTTGACAATTCAATAATGTTCGATCTCAATTTTTGACtcgaatatattattttattcttaattttcttcAGTAATAATCCAATTgagttgttttaaattttatatacatTTAAAGTAGATGTTGTTGTACATGCCATAAGAAACATTTATATATGAGTGTGATAAttactttataatttttaagaatagtatgttaaatatattatttgcaataaaaatttGAGTAGACTAAAAAATGTgaagagaaatatttttttagaggatgaaatatcatattttaaacAAGTTAAAAACTTTTATAATAAATCATTCAAGTAACTTAGATATAAGAATAACTTGTCTAACTTAAAATCGATTTGAATTTAGTGTGAttaattttttaagttttgTCACACAATATTTTACGATTTCATAAGTATTAACATTAATTAATTCTATTAGCCAAGTATTATATTGTAATACAAATATCCACATGAAATTTAGTCATAATCATACTCGATCTCTTTGTCTCACTTATTTaaaatacatttattttttatatgtctcaattatatatatatatatatatatatataaaaggttgaccccgaaggggactctattccacatgagtcagacgtccattggctcatgcgtatgttaaatcgagggatgtgcacgagcagaactgtcaaacgggccaacccatggcggggcgggccggcccaccaaaaacccacTTTTTAGCGGGTCGATggcgggccgacccaccatCCTGGCGGGTTcaaaatcctcaacccaacccaacccaaggtgggttgcgggttaggcgagccggcccgcgggttgaatcacaacaaataaaaataaataaaaaatattataattaattataaaaatcatttcataaataaatattaatataaacatattactaaaaattttaattattgatttcaggtgtgtaaattttatataaagtaattaatacaaaaaaaattcacaatttttattaaaaaatacatatataacaataaaaataaaattaaattattaattctcTAGGTCCGCTGGCCTAGGCGCgttggcccatctaggcccaccttttgttgggttgaaaaaatttcaacacaacccacttaaattgtgtggcgggCCGGGCCAACCCGGcgggcctaacccaaattgacggctctatgCAAGAGCGACAGagacctgaaggagggagcaacatggccaacccccagagcatatcccaacaatatttcagcagggaatatgctccacacgagaatcaaacccgcaacgctggagaATCTCTTTCCACGTCACCTCAgaccttaccaactcgcctatacCCCTGTGGGCTTGTCTCAACTATATAGTCTAGTTATCATATTGAATATCATATGTCCTGCTCTTTTAacaatttatccatattaacttaatattattaactacttgtataattattttattttattagtatTAATTGATTCTATTAGCCAATTATTATACTGTAGTACAAATATCAACTAAAAACTTAATTATAATCATACTCTCTATGTTTCACTTATTTAAACTacatctattttttttaattaatagtatGTAAAATAAGAAGGGAAAATTACAAAATTGACAATTGGAACTAATCTAGAAATGAGTATATTTTTTAACTTGTAcagaaaaatattgatattgttGATTATATTTGTAGTCTCTAAaatttatagatatatattataacaaataaattaagacatctttcaattaatataataatttttttagtttaggaaatgaattaaatttaacaattaatttaCTTTGAATAAGTAAATAGACAAAAAATTtaagataaattttaattaataactaTTTTTAATTGAAGACATGAATTAAGtgttaaaattaataaaaaaaattaattactctaAACTAATCTAAAAAACTAATCTAGAAAATGAAAGGGAAAACCAAAAAATACATTGGAAAtgactaaaatatttaattaatattatgtaagataaataagggcaaattaaaaaaattcacaattggaACTCATATATTCATAATAGTAATATGAgtagatagataatagataatagataattaattattgattaattaattaataactttttttaatttaagacatgaattaaatgttaaaaattaataaaaaaaattaattactctaaactaatctagaaaatgaaatggaaaaccaaaaaatacattggaaatgacaaaattatttaattaatattatgtaagataaataagggcaaattaaaaaattcacaattggaactcatatatttataatagtaataataataataataataataataataataatagatagatagataattaattattaattaattaattaataacttttttttaatttaagacatgaattaaatgttaacaattaataaaaaaaattaattactctagactaatctagaaaatgaaagggaaaaccaaaaaatacaattggaaatgacaaaattatttaattaatattatgtaagataaataagggaaaattagaaaattcacaattgaaactcatatatttataatagtaatagataatatataatagataatagataatagataatagatagataaaagataattaattattaattaattaattattaattattaattaataactttttttttaatttaagacatgaattaaatgtatacaattaataaaaaaaattaattactctagactaatctagaaaatgaaagggaaaaccaaaaaatacattgaaaatgacaaaaatatttaattaatattatgtaagataaataagggcaaattaaaaaattcacaattggaactcatatatttataatagataatagataatagataatatatagataatagataattaattattaattaattaattaataatttttttaatttaagacatgaattaaatgttaacaattaataaaaaaattaattactctaaactaatctagaaaatgaaagggaaaaccaaaaaatacattggaaatgacaaaaatatttaatagatattatgtaagataaataagggcaaattagaaaattcacaattggaactcatatatatttataaattaaaaaattaataaaaaaattaattactctaaactaatctagaaaatgaaagggaaaaccaaaaaatacattggaaatgacaaaaatatttaatagatattatgtaagataaataagggcaaattaaaaaattcacaattggaactcatatatatagataattaatattaattaattaattaataattttttaatttaagacatgaattaaatgttaacaattaataaaaaaaattaattactctaaactaatctagaaaatgaaagggaaaaccaaaaaatacattggaaatgacaaaaatatttaatagatattatgtaagataaataagggcaaattagaaaattcacaattggaactcatatatatagataattaatattaattaattaattaataattttttaatttaagacatgaattaaatgttaacaattaataaaaaaaattaattactctaaactaatctagaaaatgaaagggaaaactaaaaaatacattggaaatgacaaaaatatttaatagatattatgtaagataaataagggcaaattagaaaattcacaattggaactcatatatatttataatttaaaaaattaataaaaaaattaattattctaaactaatctagaaaatgaaagggaaaaccaaaaaatacattggaaatgacaaaaatatttaatagatattatgtaagataaataagggcaaattagaaaattcacaattggaactcatatatttataatagtaatatatatataaatatatataactaaTTAAAGTTAATTTGTTGATATTATTTTGAATTCACAAAACAAATATTAAAAAACAAATTGTTaatttttgtagtgacccgaaTCGGAAAATAGCTAGtggaaaaaaagaataaaaagatGGGGAAAGTTAATGTTATTTTGCCTTTGTATATAACATAATAAGGTAGTGTGTCAGCTCTGAATCTGGTTTTGACATATTGAAGGTCAGTCTGCTGATCTGTAAGCTAATGtataaatgaaatatatataaatttagccTATATCTTATATTAGTAAGTAGTAAGTATGTCGAGCCTGCATATACTatttaaaaagacaaaatttaTAAGAAGTTAAgggaaattaaatatttatgtagatttatttggaaaagtaaAATTTTCATTGTTCattgaaatttgaattaaaaaaatgatgttCATTCTAAATTCTCGatattaaaaagtattattgTGTCACTTAATTTTCACTTTTTGGTCATGACtatgttatttttttgtttgagttTCTTCATATTAAAATCACCAATCCTCTCATCATCTTGAACCTTTCTGATAAATTTTTTGGACATAACTGACTTTGATTCTCTTTATGAGGTTTTGTCGTTCTGTTTGCGATTGTTTTTCTCTTATCATCCGTTTGTATTTTATTGATGTTATTAGTATTTCGTTTCTTATTATCTTTAACATTTATCTTTAACTATTCTGGTTTCTCAAAATTATCCCCAATTATTTTTAGTGTCACACTCTTATATGAGACATAATTCTCTAATTTGAAAAGAAACTTGTGATATTATTCTATTGGGTGACAAAATATGTTTTTCTTCTCTAGTGTACATGGTTGCTGCAATATAAAATACGTAATTATTTGAAATActataagataaaaaaaaatattggaataaaatttttaaattaacttacaaatgtgtgtgtgtgtatatatttcTCAATAGAACAACCAATAAATGAAACTGCAACGTCTCTTCAAAAAATGTAATTTAATTTGGACGTTTCACTTTGATCTTTGACGATTATTGTTATTCGTTACCTGAAAAATCAATTGTGAGAATgtattcacaaaaaaattaattttttttattatatctatatatagTTTAACATAGGTGAGTACTTTAGGACGTCTTTTATATTGATCTTAACACAATTTTCTCAATTAAATCCACCAGAAGTTTTGATAACATCTTTGTAACAAAATACTACAAGCCTTGTACCACGAAAATACTTTGTtttcaatttaatttattctttctttgattgTCCTATATGAAGTTATCTGATCATTATGAACAAGTagaattattttaagtttatttcaatataggaAATTTGattacttttaaatatttttgtatatttaaaaatttacagATATTTAATCCAAACTTTTGTATTCTCTATAAAAGTCCAGCAATATTCAAAATAGATCACTTTCctagaattttaaaaattcaattgatatttgatcttaaattttaaaatttttacaaaAGTCTATCGGTAGTTTTCAAAATTCCAATAAACTTATAACAAATTCATTGAATTCATTAACATAAAAACATTAAAGCATAAAGTAAAACTATAAattatcaataatttttttatttaacccaaacatttggataaatttttaaactcatAATTTACGtacaattttttttctctctctctctctttctctTTCTCTCACATCTCCTCTCTTCTTCTTTCTATCTCACTCTTTTTTAtcctcaaaatatatttttatatttgcaCTTTTTAATTATCCTTTTTTTATCTTTGGAATTTTTTTCAGTTTTGGCCGCACAAGGTACAAATACTTTCTTAAGTCACTAATTTTTTACAATAGTTTGAAATCAAAACCAAATTAAAAGTAtgagtttttttaataaaattattacgaaaatcataaaattttgtTGGCCCATATATAGAATTGAAAGATGttaaaatttcaataaataaaatctaaattttttcgGTTAATTGCCAAAAAATTCCCAATACAAACATGTTGTTTAGtccctagccacttttttgtaccataGTTTTTATTAATTTGTATCACATCTTATATGGATTTTATTCcacatgatatatgatgtaGCAACACATTTTATAATTAGGGAGTgaaaagcaaaacatgtttgcatttggggatttttcaCAAGTTTCCCTTTTTTTTGTTAACTATTtgaatcaaatttatttttttacgtATTTTCAATTATTATGTAAACTAacatatttttattcaaaaataatatttacaaaattgtaaataataattttaaataattttttccatgaagatatatattataaattcaaacataaggTTCTTGATTTAATACAATgacatttatttcttttaaattttaatggtaTATTTAGAAGTGAACATATAcatgcacatacatatatataaggattaaatgatttaaattttaaataaataaaatatatttataataataaataaaaaaagttaTTTCAAACTGATATAcatgttaaataattattagttCAAATATATCAATGAAAAAGAATAAGGTATAACATATTGgaatatattttatatcttggaacatattatatattatcttttgtatattttgtatattatatTTCCTTTTATTCTTCTTAGGTTTATAGGTGTATATAAACATGTCTTGTATTCAATCTTGGgtatatatcaaataatattattccATCAGTTTCTACATAAAAAAACATAGAAATGCATATCGCAATTAGAAAATTCAATTATATATGAAAGATGTGGCGTAATATTTTAAATCATGGGTACtaatataaacaattatatattgaagtttttttttgaaaatgaagTAAATTAATTTCATCGCATCAAATCTTACAACGTTACATTGACAACAAAAAAGGAAGGGAAAAAAACTCTCCTTTCACGATCAGGCACAGAGCGTTCCGTCCTTGAAAGGTTATGCACTAGACAATTAATAAAACATTTACCCTGACACACAAAATGTATACGTCCCATGATTCAACAAAAATATATTCTTATAAAACCGACTACCGAAAGGAGtgaatgaaaatatattattatacaaccagaaaCTTTGACGGAACAAAAGAACATGGAACAACACATCTTTGAACAAATCTTGGAAAATTGATGGAGTAACCAATAAGTCTAACCAAATCTTGCCAGAAGCCCAACAAAATAATAGAGGTTTGTAAGAAAACCTCCAAGCACGACAAAAAAGACACGATGAGAACGATGCAAGTACATGTAAGCGATCCAAGTCAATCTCGATGAGTgtcaagaaaaaataattaatcaacaataTAAAAAAGctataattaattcatattcatCTTTCACATTTGAAATCAATTTCAAAATACCTAACATTTTAATTTACTTCAATATTGTTATCATCTATGTTTTGGTTAAAAATCTCACAAAGTAGTTGTCCTTTTTATTTAactatataaattttttgttttacttgaacaatgtaaaaatatatcatgatcatgatcatgatcatcatcatcatcatcattatcatcatcatcatcgtcatcgtcGTCGTCATCATGTTATCTAATAATTTTACAGTTCAccactaaattttaattttttttgtatttgttaaatatatatttttatttttaaataaaaaactttATAACGTAatcataattatataaataaatattttttagtaaCTAATTTTCAAATCtccacaaataaattataaatttatattctatatattttaaataatattttcttgaattaattataaaaatattataacattAATCATTACAGTATTAACTAATGttgcataaatattttttactaaTTTTCATATGAATATtgcaaaaaatatattacatcaTATTTTGTTCAAAATAAGTTGGCAGTAAATTTAGAGGAACGCAATTAAGAGACACTCGCCTTCTTTAATGTTGACACAAGGACAAAATGAGCATGACACAATTAAACTCTCATCATCTTTAATATTGCCACAAGAAAAAAATAGACATTACACAATTAAACTCACACTTTTTAAGATGCTAGAAGTCATGCATGTGCATTG
Proteins encoded:
- the LOC140879082 gene encoding putative disease resistance protein At1g50180; the encoded protein is MATEAVVSVALETLGNLLIQEAAFLRGVSDQVEGLRVEFGRMQSLLKDADRKQHDNETIRNWIQETRYLAYRAEDVLEEYVVKFGSGNGKGFINNILNRFVCFVSEIGTLNELGSEIERIKSSITILAGHMNECGIWALITRDHEEETNSDENRLRHVDLEHFVGMNDDIKKLVSLLVSDKERCPRVICVWGMGGSGKTSVAKKVFKHVDVYPFFELFTWVTITKRCQIRSVMQDILGQLLPQKRLDIKYMTVDELGEQIYNVQIRKKCLIVFDDIWKLDDWKCLSKCFPDVRSHSKVLLTTRHDQNDVAEIGYPIIKLKGLTEDEAWKLLRRKAFAKIGFKGLCNVSEYEKLGRKMIRKCGCLPLVVAVLGGILSVKNSLEEWKIASDNVNSYIGRGEGTGEQTELEEVLCLSYDELPYHLKPCFLSLGFLQDGEGDDVENIYDIWMAEGFIQSKHVGYRETLCDVAKRYMYELQLRSMVRFDHDLSALFLHDSILDFCRSKAKEEEFLKVVDKHNNKNSGRAYRLVGYVDDHEDDGLNFLNSAENILPLRSMQIFISSSTIDVISLSKKIILYLPQFKSLTTLIIHYFELRGKCFRGIENLIHLRLLGFIRCKWERFSLESIHKLKLPFLQTLDFSGTRIISISIRKSPPPVDTFCKMRRLRRLYLPFFLSTEFNYTDRKLMRLMNLSQLETLYGFDSRIFHSNDLIHLPKLRTLRCLVNDTATLVQIVDYIRGSNLTRIYILIQLFDLDASLDALRKLLRIPSVTLELDIDVCKLSKLPRLETIDFSNMCPGLVDLNLVRVDILEDIMQELGKFPNLRRLVLWHVGFDGGEKMVCDAGSFPRLKILSFSVINVSAGNFELRIDEAAMPKLSSMQILRCSEIYVSVPQRFKHSAHTKICACERNMSVCLLNV